In a genomic window of Meriones unguiculatus strain TT.TT164.6M chromosome 8, Bangor_MerUng_6.1, whole genome shotgun sequence:
- the Ly6d gene encoding lymphocyte antigen 6D, whose product MKSALLLLLTLTVVVSTACALRCHVCTNTMNCKQPQTCPASSQYCKTVTTVEPLSGNLVKKECADSCTANYSQHGQVSSGSGVTHCCQGDLCNEMLYSAAPVPALLGSATLGLAMSLSLLALMVLDI is encoded by the exons ATGAAGTCAGCTCTGCTTCTCCTCCTTACCTTGACCGTGGTCGTTAGCACAG CCTGCGCACTCCGATGTCACGTGTGCACCAACACTATGAACTGTAAGCAACCTCAGACCTGTCCGGCCAGCTCCCAATATTGCAAAACTGTCACCACAG TGGAACCTCTGAGTGGAAACCTGGTGAAGAAAGAATGTGCAGACTCATGCACTGCCAACTACAGCCAGCACGGCCAAGTCAGCAGTGGTTCCGGGGTCACACACTGCTGCCAGGGCGACCTGTGCAACGAGATGCTGTACAGTGCTGCGCCTGTACCTGCCCTGCTCGGCAGTGCCACCCTGGGCCTGGCGATGAGCCTGAGCCTCCTCGCTCTTATGGTTCTCGACATATAA
- the Lynx1 gene encoding ly-6/neurotoxin-like protein 1 has translation MTPLLTVFLMALMGLPVAQALECHVCAYNGDNCFKPMRCPDMATYCMTTRTYFTPYRMKVRKSCVPSCFETVYDGYSKHASATSCCQYYLCNGAGFATPVTLALVPALLSTFWSLL, from the exons ATGACACCCCTGCTCACAGTGTTCCTGATGGCTCTGATGGGCTTGCCCGTGG CCCAGGCTCTGGAGTGCCACGTGTGTGCCTACAATGGAGACAATTGCTTCAAACCCATGCGCTGCCCGGACATGGCCACCTACTGTATGACCACCCGTACTT ACTTCACCCCATACCGGATGAAGGTGAGAAAGTCGTGTGTACCCAGCTGCTTTGAGACCGTGTATGATGGCTACTCCAAGCATGCATCTGCCACCTCCTGTTGCCAGTACTACCTCTGCAATGGGGCTGGCTTTGCTACCCCAGTGACCTTGGCCCTGGTCCCGGCACTCCTGTCCACCTTCTGGAGCTTGCTGTAA
- the Slurp2 gene encoding secreted Ly-6/uPAR domain-containing protein 2: MRLSFWFLLAVVLSMELAVTQGLRCHLCKGFGGCSHQSSCPGSSTHCVIIATRSPISFTDLPLVTKMCYNGCPDVPSLGLGPHVSIACCQSNLCNKD, from the exons ATGAGGCTTTCCTTCTGGTTCCTTCTGGCCGTGGTCTTGAGCATGGAGCTAG CTGTAACACAGGGCCTGCGGTGCCACCTGTGCAAGGGTTTTGGAGGATGTTCCCACCAGTCCAGCTGCCCAGGGAGCTCCACCCACTGTGTCATCATTGCCACCC GGTCTCCCATCAGCTTTACAGACCTGCCTCTGGTGACGAAGATGTGCTACAATGGCTGCCCTGATGTCCCCAGCTTGGGCTTGGGTCCTCATGTATCCATCGCCTGCTGCCAGTCCAATCTCTGCAACAAGGACTGA